A part of Zonotrichia leucophrys gambelii isolate GWCS_2022_RI chromosome 7, RI_Zleu_2.0, whole genome shotgun sequence genomic DNA contains:
- the LOC135450669 gene encoding UDP-glucuronosyltransferase 1A1-like encodes MAPGLSASPRIVLLLLSLLGLAAAGKLLVVPVDGSHWLSMRELLDMLQQKGHEVVVVAPEVSLHIKPSKSFVMKMYPVPFTQEELDKVFKGSVMDLFKEGPFLERVIRQYQQAKKTSALFLATCTHLIHNKELIRYLKESKFDAVLTDPILPCGAIVAEYLSLPSVYFLQQIPCGLEYQATQCPNPPSYVPRVFTDLTDRMTFLQRVKNMLYDMPNFFLCDVVFQPYAELASEFLQREVTVPDLLRQASIWLMKLDFVLHFPKPLMPNMVLISGVNCAYKKLSQI; translated from the exons atggccCCGGGACTCAGTGCTTCTCCAAGAATTGTGcttctgctcctgtccctgctgggtctggctgctgctgggaagctcCTGGTGGTGCCGGTGGACGGGAGCCACTGGCTCAGCATGCGGGAATtgctggacatgctccagcagaAGGGGCATGAGGTGGTTGTGGTGGCACCCGAAGTCTCCCTGCACATCAAACCATCCAAGAGCTTTGTGATGAAAATGTACCCGGTCCCCTTCACTCAGGAAGAGCTGGACAAAGTTTTCAAAGGGTCAGTAATGGATTTATTTAAAGAAGGACCTTTTCTGGAAAGAGTCATTAGACAGTACCAACAGGCAAAGAAGACCTCTGCTCTCTTCCTGGCCACCTGCACACACTTAATCCACAACAAAGAACTCATCAGGTACCTTAAGGAGAGCAAGTTTGATGCTGTCCTCACAGACCCTATCCTCCCCTGTGGGGCAATAGTGGCCGAGTATCTTTCCTTGCCTTCCGTGTATTTCCTGCAGCAAATTCCGTGTGGTTTGGAATATCAAGCCACCCAGTGCCCCAATCCCCCTTCCTATGTCCCCAGAGTATTTACAGACCTTACAGACCGCATGACCTTTCTCCAGCGGGTGAAGAACATGCTCTATGACATGCCCAATTTCTTCCTCTGCGACGTTGTCTTCCAACCTTATGCAGAACTGGCTTCGGAGTTCCTACAGCGGGAGGTGACCGTGCCGGATCTCCTGCGCCAGGCTTCCATTTGGCTCATGAAGCTGGACTTTGTCTTGCACTTCCCAAAGCCCTTGATGCCCAACATGGTTTTGATTAGTGGAGTAAATTGTGCTTACAAGAAGCTAAGTCAG ATCTAG
- the LOC135450668 gene encoding UDP-glucuronosyltransferase 1A1-like: MAPGLSASPPVVLLLLSLLGLAAAGKLLVVSVDGSPWFSIREGLEMLQQKGHEVVVVASEVSLHVRPSENFVMKMYPVTYTREDMDNAFKAYFNIIFEDGSFFERFFKTVEASKRFTDFCFSSCEQLLRNKELIRYLEESKFDAILTDPFMPCGVILAEHLSLPSIYFFRTIPCGLDFEATQCPNPPSYVPRSFSDLTDRMTFFQRVKNLLFDTQNLFLCNFVFDPFSKLASEFLQRDVTVQDLLRKGSVWLLRLEFVLDYPRPLMPNIIPIGGANCAHKELPQEA; encoded by the exons AtggccccagggctcagtgcttCTCCACCAGTTGTGcttctgctcctgtccctgctgggtctggctgctgctgggaagctcCTGGTGGTATCGGTGGATGGGAGCCCCTGGTTCAGCATCCGGGAGGGGCTGGAAATGCTCCAGCAGAAGGGACACGAGGTGGTCGTGGTGGCATCTGAAGTCTCCTTGCACGTCAGACCATCAGAGAACTTTGTGATGAAAATGTACCCGGTCACCTACACACGGGAAGATATGGACAATGCATTCAAggcatattttaatattatatttgaAGATGGATctttttttgaaagattttttaaaacagtagAAGCTTCGAAAAGATTCACTGATTTTTGTTTCTCCAGCTGTGAACAGCTCTTGCGAAACAAGGAACTCATCAGGTACCTTGAGGAGAGCAAGTTTGATGCCATCCTTACAGACCCATTTATGCCCTGTGGGGTGATCCTGGCTGAGcatctttcccttccttctatCTATTTCTTTCGAACAATCCCTTGTGGGTTAGATTTTGAAGCCACTCAGTGTCCCAATCCTCCTTCCTATGTGCCCAGATCATTTTCAGACCTTACAGACCGCATGACCTTTTTCCAGCGAGTGAAGAATCTGCTCTTTGACACCCAAAACCTTTTCCTCTGTAATTTTGTCTTTGACCCATTCTCAAAACTGGCTTCAGAGTTCCTGCAGCGCGATGTGACTGTGCAGGATCTCTTACGCAAGGGCTCTGTTTGGCTCCTGAGGTTGGAATTTGTGCTAGACTATCCAAGACCCTTGATGCCCAACATCATTCCAATTGGAGGAGCAAACTGTGCTCACAAGGAGTTGCCTCAG GAGGCTTGA
- the LOC135450670 gene encoding UDP-glucuronosyltransferase 1A1-like has protein sequence MALGLSASPAVVLLLLSLLGLAAAGKLLVVSVNGSPWFSIREGLDMLQQKGHEVVVVAPEVSLHVKPSENFVMKMYPVPYTQKDMDSAFKAFFNITLQDGSFFEKFYKTVEAMKRFTDLFFSSCRHLLQNKELISYLEESKFDAILTDPEIPCGVILAEHLSLPSIYFLRGIPCRLDFEATQCPSPPSYVPRSFTDLTDRMTFFQRVKNLLFDTPNLFHCNFLFDPFTKLASEFLQREVTVQDLFRKASVWLLRLEFVLDYPRPLMPNIIPIGGANCAHKELPQEA, from the exons atggccctggggcTCAGTGCTTCTCCAGCAGTTGTGcttctgctcctgtccctgctgggtctggctgctgctgggaagctcCTGGTGGTATCGGTGAATGGGAGCCCCTGGTTCAGCATTCGGGAGGggctggacatgctccagcagaAGGGACATGAGGTGGTCGTGGTGGCACCCGAAGTCTCCTTGCACGTCAAACCATCAGAGAACTTTGTGATGAAAATGTACCCGGTCCCCTACACACAGAAAGATATGGACAGTGCATTCaaggcattttttaatattacattGCAAGATGGatctttttttgaaaaattttataaaacagTAGAAGCTATGAAAAGattcactgatttatttttctccagctgTAGACATCTTCTGCAAAATAAGGAGCTCATCAGCTATCTTGAGGAGAGCAAGTTTGATGCCATCCTTACAGATCCTGAAATACCTTGTGGAGTGATCCTGGCTGAGcatctttcccttccttctatCTATTTCTTACGAGGAATCCCGTGTAGGTTAGATTTTGAAGCCACTCAGTGTCCCAGTCCTCCTTCCTATGTGCCCAGATCATTTACAGACTTGACAGACCGCATGACCTTTTTCCAGCGAGTGAAGAATCTGCTCTTTGATACCCCAAACCTCTTCCACTGTAATTTTCTCTTTGACCCATTCACAAAACTGGCTTCAGAGTTCCTGCAGCGGGAGGTGACTGTGCAGGATCTCTTTCGCAAGGCCTCTGTTTGGCTCCTGAGGTTGGAATTTGTGCTAGACTATCCAAGACCCTTGATGCCCAACATCATTCCAATTGGAGGAGCAAACTGTGCTCACAAGGAGCTGCCTCAG GAGGCTTGA
- the LOC135450665 gene encoding UDP-glucuronosyltransferase 1A1-like, producing the protein MALGLSASPAVVLLLLSLLGLAAAGKLLVVPVDGSHWLSMREVLDILRQRGHEVVVVAPEVALHIKPSKNFVMKMYPVPYTQEELKKQFQAFFHFSFEQGSFLERFVKAYQGIKRITYFGITSCGHLLQNKELIRYLEESKFDAVLTDPVLLCGAILAKHLSLPAVYFLRGIPCGLDFEATQCPKPPSYVPRGFTQFADHMTFLQRVKNLLHDIPDIFLCDFAFEPYSKLASEFLQQDVTVLDLLRQASVWLMRSDFVLEYPRPLMPNIIPIGGVNCAHKELPQALHGPSNSRDKPDKRKKRSRWKSAPVPRRVCRSRRTSPALGSLFRKTRWPADSLRALHPWLPRGGSAPPAAAQHFRRSLDAAALHGAAPTPSLERHGPAGALSRGRCLALRDMQKQSIVHYPP; encoded by the exons ATGGCCCTGGGGCTCAGTGCTTCTCCAGCAGTTGTGcttctgctcctgtccctgctgggtctggctgctgctgggaagctcCTGGTGGTGCCAGTGGATGGAAGCCACTGGCTCAGCATGCGGGAGGTGCTGGACATCCTGAGGCAGAGGGGACATGAGGTGGTCGTGGTGGCACCTGAAGTGGCTTTGCACATCAAACCATCCAAGAACTTTGTGATGAAAATGTACCCGGTCCCCTACACACAGGAAGAGTTGAAGAAACAATTCCaggcattttttcatttttcatttgaacaAGGATCTTTTCTGGAAAGATTTGTTAAAGCCTACCAAGGTATCAAAAGAATCACTTACTTTGGAATCACCAGCTGTGGACATCTCCTGCAAAACAAGGAGCTCATCAGGTACCTTGAGGAGAGCAAGTTTGATGCCGTCCTTACAGACCCTGTCCTACTATGTGGGGCAATCCTGGCGAAGcacctttcccttcctgctgtctATTTCTTACGAGGAATCCCGTGTGGGTTAGATTTTGAAGCTACTCAGTGTCCCAAGCCTCCTTCCTACGTCCCCAGGGGATTTACACAATTTGCAGACCACATGACCTTTCTTCAGCGAGTGAAGAATCTACTTCATGACATCccagatatttttctctgtgattttGCCTTTGAACCCTACTCAAAACTGGCTTCAGAGTTCCTGCAGCAAGATGTGACTGTGCTGGATCTCTTACGCCAGGCTTCAGTTTGGCTCATGAGGTCAGATTTTGTGCTAGAGTATCCAAGGCCTTTGATGCCCAACATCATTCCAATTGGAGGAGTAAACTGTGCTCACAAGGAGCTGCCTCAG GCATTGCACG gcccctcaaacagccgagataaaccggacaagAGGAAGAAACGCTCCCGCTGGAAAAGCGCTCCGGTCCCGCGGCGCGTGTGTCGGAGCAGGCGGACTTCCCCCGCGCTGGGCTCTTTGTTTCGCAAGACTCGCTGGCCAGCTGACTCACTGCGTGCGCTGCACCCATGGCTCCCCCGCGGCGGCTCGGCTCCCCCAGCGGCAGCGCAGCATTTCAGGCGGTCGCTCGACGCGGCTGCTCTCCATGGCGCAGCGCCCACGCCGAGTTTGGAGCGGCACGGCCCCGCAGGCGCCCTGAGCCGCGGCCGCTGCCTTGCACTCAGAGACATGCAGAAGCAGTCTATTGTGCACTACCCGCCATAG
- the LOC135450676 gene encoding UDP-glucuronosyltransferase 1A1-like, producing the protein MAPGLSASPAVVLLLLSLLGLAAAGKLLVVPVDGSHWLSMREVLDMLQQKGHEVVVVAPEVSMHIKPSKNFVMKRHSGPITQEEMEEDFKAFLHASLEEGSFLERFPKLYQHMKRLGNLAVSSCEHLLQNKELIRFLEESKFDAILTDPVIPCGVILAEHLSLPSIYFLRGIPCGLDFEATQCPNPPSYVPRSFSDLTDRMTFFQRVKNLLFDSQNLFLCNFLFDPFSKLASEFLQREVTMSDLFRKGSVWLLRAEFVLDYPRPLMPNIIPIGGVNCAHKELPQEA; encoded by the exons atggccCCGGGGCTCAGTGCTTCTCCAGCAGTTGTGcttctgctcctgtccctgctgggtctggctgctgctgggaagctcCTGGTGGTGCCGGTGGACGGGAGCCACTGGCTCAGCATGCGGGAGGtgctggacatgctccagcagaAGGGGCACGAGGTGGTCGTGGTGGCACCCGAAGTCTCCATGCACATCAAACCATCAAAGAACTTCGTGATGAAACGGCACTCAGGCCCCATCACACAGGAAGAGATGGAGGAAGATTTCAAGGCATTTCTACATGCTTCATTAGAAGAAGGATCTTTTCTGGAAAGATTTCCTAAATTGTACCAACATATGAAAAGACTTGGTAATTTGGCAGTCAGCAGTTGTGAACATCTCTTGCAAAACAAAGAGCTCATCAGATTTCTTGAGGAGAGCAAGTTTGATGCCATCCTTACAGACCCTGTTATACCTTGTGGGGTGATCCTGGCTGAGcatctttcccttccttctatCTATTTCTTACGAGGAATCCCATGTGGGTTAGATTTTGAAGCCACTCAGTGTCCCAATCCTCCTTCCTATGTGCCCAGATCATTTTCAGACCTGACAGACCGCATGACCTTTTTCCAGCGAGTGAAGAATCTGCTCTTTGACAGTCAAAACCTTTTCCTCTGTAATTTTCTCTTTGACCCATTCTCAAAACTGGCTTCAGAGTTCCTGCAGCGGGAGGTGACTATGTCGGATCTCTTTCGCAAGGGCTCTGTTTGGCTCTTGAGGGCAGAATTTGTGCTGGACTATCCAAGACCCTTGATGCCCAACATCATTCCAATAGGAGGAGTAAATTGTGCTCACAAGGAGCTGCCTCAG GAGGCTTGA
- the LOC135450667 gene encoding UDP-glucuronosyltransferase 1A1-like codes for MAPGLSASPAVVLLLLSLLGLAAAGKLLVVPMDGSHWLSMREVLDMLQQKGHEVVVVAPEVSLHIKPSKNFVMKMYPVPYTQEELEKAFKAFFHGSFEEGWILQRFLKVYEGMKTLTDCWITSCEQLLQNKELIRYLEESKFDAILTDPVAACGLILAEHLSLPSIYFLRGVPCGLDLDARLCPSPPSYIPRSFSDLTDRMTFLQRVKNLLFDIPNVFLCDFAFEPYSKLASEFLQREVTAQDLLRKGSVWLLRLEFVLEYPRPLMPNIIPIGGVNCAHKELPQSRNHLKELFHSCCEVWVS; via the exons ATGGCCCCGGGACTCAGTGCTTCTCCAGCAGTTGTGcttctgctcctgtccctgctgggtctggctgctgctgggaagctcCTGGTGGTGCCGATGGACGGGAGCCACTGGCTCAGCATGCGGGAGGtgctggacatgctccagcagaAGGGACATGAGGTGGTCGTGGTGGCACCCGAAGTGAGTTTGCACATCAAACCATCCAAGAACTTTGTGATGAAAATGTACCCGGTCCCCTACACACAGGAAGAGTTGGAGAAAGCATTCAAGGCATTTTTTCATGGTTCATTTGAAGAAGGTTGGATTttacagagatttttaaaagtgtacGAGGGTATGAAAACCCTCACTGACTGTTGGATCACCAGCTGTGAGCAGCTTCTGCAAAACAAGGAACTCATCAGGTACCTTGAGGAGAGCAAGTTTGATGCCATCCTTACAGACCCGGTAGCAGCTTGTGGGTTGATCCTGGCTGAAcatctttcccttccttctatCTATTTCTTAAGAGGAGTCCCATGTGGGTTAGACTTAGATGCCAGGCTGTGTCCCAGTCCTCCTTCCTACATCCCCAGGTCATTTTCAGACCTTACAGACCGCATGACCTTTCTCCAACGAGTGAAGAATCTGCTCTTTGACATCCCAAACGTTTTCCTCTGTGATTTTGCCTTTGAGCCCTACTCAAAACTGGCTTCAGAGTTCCTGCAGAGGGAGGTGACTGCACAGGATCTCTTACGCAAGGGCTCTGTTTGGCTCCTGAGGTTGGAATTTGTGCTAGAGTACCCAAGACCCTTGATGCCCAACATCATTCCAATTGGAGGAGTAAACTGTGCTCACAAGGAGCTGCCTCAG TCTAGAAACCATCTTAAAGAGCTgttccacagctgctgtgaggTCTGGGTCTCCTAG
- the LOC135450675 gene encoding UDP-glucuronosyltransferase 1A1-like yields the protein MAPGLSASPPAVLLLLSLLGLAAAGKLLVVSVDGSPWFSIREGLEMLQQKGHEVVVVAPEVSLHIRPSENFVMKMYPVTYTREDMDYAFKAFFNITFQDGSFLERYFKRVEAMKRSSDLFFSSCRHLLQNKELISYLEESKFDAILTDPIFACGVILAEHLSLPSIYFLRGIPCGLDFEATQCPNPPSYVPRGFTDLTDRMTFFQRVKNLLFDSQNLFLCNFLFDPFTKLASEFLQREVTMSDLFRKGSVWLLRSEFVLDYPRPLMPNIIPIGGANCAHKELPQI from the exons atggccCCGGGGCTCAGTGCTTCTCCACCAGCTGTGcttctgctcctgtccctgctgggtctggctgctgctgggaagctcCTGGTGGTATCGGTGGACGGGAGCCCCTGGTTCAGCATCCGGGAGGGGCTGGAAATGCTCCAGCAGAAGGGACACGAGGTGGTCGTGGTGGCACCCGAAGTCTCCTTGCACATCAGACCATCAGAGAACTTTGTGATGAAAATGTACCCGGTCACCTACACACGGGAAGATATGGACTATGCATTCAAGGCATTTTTTAATATCACATTTCAAGATGGATCTTTTCttgaaagatattttaaaagagtAGAAGCTATGAAAAGAtcctctgatttatttttctccagttgTAGACATCTTCTGCAAAACAAGGAGCTCATCAGCTATCTTGAGGAGAGCAAGTTTGATGCCATCCTTACAGACCCTATATTTGCTTGTGGGGTGATCCTGGCTGAGcatctttcccttccttctatCTATTTCTTACGAGGAATCCCATGTGGGTTAGATTTTGAAGCCACTCAGTGTCCCAATCCTCCTTCCTATGTGCCCAGGGGATTTACAGACCTTACAGACCGCATGACCTTTTTCCAGCGAGTGAAGAATCTGCTCTTTGACAGTCAAAACCTTTTCCTCTGTAATTTTCTCTTTGACCCATTCACAAAACTGGCTTCAGAGTTCCTGCAGCGGGAGGTGACTATGTCGGATCTCTTTCGCAAGGGCTCTGTTTGGCTCTTGAGGTCAGAATTTGTGCTAGACTATCCAAGACCCTTGATGCCCAACATCATTCCAATTGGAGGAGCAAACTGTGCTCACAAGGAGCTGCCTCAG ATCTAG
- the LOC135450673 gene encoding UDP-glucuronosyltransferase 1A1-like — MAPGLSASPPAVLLLLSLLGLAAAGKLLVVSVDGSPWFSIREGLEMLQEKGHEVVVVAPEVSLHVKPSENFVMKMYPVTYTREDMDYAFKAFFNITFQDGSFLERYFKTVEAMKRSSDLFFSSCRHLLQNKELIRYLEESKFDAILTDPVLPCGAILAEHLSLPSIYFFRAIPCGLDFEATQCPNPPSYVPRLFSDLTDRMTFFQRVKNLLFDTQNLFLCNFLFDPYAKLASEFLQREVTMSDLFHKGSIWLLRAEFVLDYARPLMPNIIPIGGANCAHKELPQEA, encoded by the exons atggccCCGGGGCTCAGTGCTTCTCCACCAGCTGTGcttctgctcctgtccctgctgggtctggctgctgctgggaagctcCTGGTGGTATCGGTGGATGGGAGCCCCTGGTTCAGCATCCGGGAGGGGCTGGAAATGCTCCAGGAGAAGGGACACGAGGTGGTCGTGGTGGCACCCGAAGTCTCCTTGCACGTCAAACCATCAGAGAACTTTGTGATGAAAATGTACCCCGTCACCTACACACGGGAAGATATGGACTATGCATTCAAGGCATTTTTTAATATCACATTTCAAGATGGATCTTTTCttgaaagatattttaaaactgtagAAGCTATGAAAAGAtcctctgatttatttttctccagctgTAGACATCTTCTGCAAAACAAAGAGCTCATCAGATATCTTGAGGAGAGCAAGTTTGATGCCATCCTTACAGACCCTGTATTACCTTGTGGGGCGATCCTGGCTGAGcatctttcccttccttctatCTATTTCTTTCGAGCAATCCCATGTGGGTTAGATTTTGAAGCCACTCAGTGTCCCAATCCTCCTTCCTATGTGCCCAGGTTATTTTCAGACTTGACAGACCGCATGACCTTCTTCCAGCGAGTGAAGAATCTGCTCTTTGATACCCAAAACCTTTTCCTCTGTAATTTTCTCTTTGACCCATACGCAAAACTGGCTTCAGAGTTCCTGCAGCGGGAGGTGACTATGTCGGATCTCTTTCACAAGGGCTCTATTTGGCTCTTGAGGGCAGAATTTGTGTTGGACTATGCAAGACCCTTGATGCCCAACATCATTCCAATTGGAGGAGCAAACTGTGCTCACAAGGAGTTGCCTCAG GAGGCTTGA
- the LOC135450666 gene encoding UDP-glucuronosyltransferase 1A1-like, whose product MALGLSASPPAVLLLLSLLGLAAAGKLLVVPVDGSHWLSMQEVLDMLQQKGHEVVVVAPEVSMHIKPSKNFVMKMFSVPYTKEEMDKDFEAFFHGSFKEGTFFERFSHVREGMKRITNFWVSSCEKLLQNKELIRYLEETKFDAVLTDPFVPCGVILAEHLSLPSIYFLRGIPCGLDFEATQCPNPPSYIPRIFTDLTDRMTFLQRVKNLLFDIPNAFLCDFGFESYSKLASEFLQREVTVLDLLRKGSVWLMRLDFVLDYPRPLMPNIIPIGGVNCAHKELPQVGHTVFNPCLD is encoded by the coding sequence ATGGCCCTGGGGCTCAGTGCTTCTCCACCAGCTGTGcttctgctcctgtccctgctgggtctggctgctgctgggaagctcCTGGTGGTGCCAGTGGACGGGAGCCACTGGCTCAGCATGCAGGAGGtgctggacatgctccagcagaAGGGACACGAGGTGGTCGTGGTGGCACCTGAAGTCTCCATGCACATCAAACCATCCAAGAACTTTGTGATGAAAATGTTCTCAGTCCCCTACACAAAGGAAGAGATGGATAAAGATTTTGAGGCATTTTTTCATGGTTCATTTAAAGAAGGAACTTTCTTTGAAAGATTTTCTCATGTACGTGAAGGTATGAAAAGAATCACTAACTTTTGGGTCTCCAGCTGTGAAAAGCTCTTGCAGAACAAGGAGCTCATCAGGTACCTTGAGGAGACCAAGTTTGATGCTGTCCTTACAGACCCTTTTGTGCCCTGTGGGGTGATCCTGGCTGAGcatctttcccttccttctatCTATTTCTTACGAGGAATCCCATGTGGGTTAGATTTTGAAGCCACTCAGTGTCCCAATCCTCCTTCCTACATCCCCAGGATATTTACAGACCTTACAGACCGCATGACTTTTCTCCAGCGGGTGAAGAATCTGCTCTTTGACATCCCAAATGCTTTCCTCTGTGATTTTGGCTTTGAATCCTACTCAAAACTGGCTTCAGAGTTCCTGCAGCGGGAGGTGACAGTGTTGGATCTCTTACGCAAGGGCTCTGTTTGGCTCATGAGGTTGGATTTTGTGCTCGACTACCCAAGGCCTTTGATGCCCAACATCATTCCAATTGGAGGAGTAAACTGTGCTCACAAGGAGCTGCCTCAGGTGGGTCACACTGTTTTTAATCCGTGCCTTGATTGA
- the LOC135450672 gene encoding UDP-glucuronosyltransferase 1A1-like: MALGLSASPPAVLLLLSLLGLAAAGKLLVVSVDGSPWFSIREGLEMLQQKGHEVVVVAPEVSLHVRPSENFVMKMYPVTYTREDMDYAFKAFFNITFQDGSFLERYFKTVEAMKRSSDLFFSSCRHLLQNKELIRYLEESKFDAILTDPVLPCGAILAEHLSLPSIYFFRAIPCGLDFEATQCPNPPSYVPRLFSDLTDRMTFFQRVKNLLFDTQNLFLCNFLFDPYAKLASEFLQREVTMSDLFHKGSVWLLRAEFVLDYARPLMPNIIPIGGANCAHKELPQEA; the protein is encoded by the exons atggccctggggcTCAGTGCTTCTCCACCAGCTGTGcttctgctcctgtccctgctgggtctggctgctgctgggaagctcCTGGTGGTATCGGTGGACGGGAGCCCCTGGTTCAGCATCCGGGAGGGGCTGGAAATGCTCCAGCAGAAGGGACACGAGGTGGTCGTGGTGGCACCCGAAGTCTCCTTGCACGTCAGACCATCAGAGAACTTTGTGATGAAAATGTACCCCGTCACCTACACACGGGAAGATATGGACTATGCATTCAAGGCATTTTTTAATATCACATTTCAAGATGGATCTTTTCttgaaagatattttaaaactgtagAAGCTATGAAAAGAtcctctgatttatttttctccagctgTAGACATCTTCTGCAAAACAAAGAGCTCATCAGATATCTTGAGGAGAGCAAGTTTGATGCCATCCTTACAGACCCTGTATTACCTTGTGGGGCGATCCTGGCTGAGcatctttcccttccttctatCTATTTCTTTCGAGCAATCCCATGTGGGTTAGATTTTGAAGCCACTCAGTGTCCCAATCCTCCTTCCTATGTGCCCAGGTTATTTTCAGACTTGACAGACCGCATGACCTTCTTCCAGCGAGTGAAGAATCTGCTCTTTGATACCCAAAACCTTTTCCTCTGTAATTTTCTCTTTGACCCATACGCAAAACTGGCTTCAGAGTTCCTGCAGCGGGAGGTGACTATGTCGGATCTCTTTCACAAGGGCTCTGTTTGGCTTTTGAGGGCAGAATTTGTGTTGGACTATGCAAGACCCTTGATGCCCAACATCATTCCAATTGGAGGAGCAAACTGTGCTCACAAGGAGTTGCCTCAG GAGGCTTGA
- the LOC135450674 gene encoding UDP-glucuronosyltransferase 1A1-like, protein MAPGLSASPAAVLLLLSLLGLAAAGKLLVVSVDGSPWFSIREGLEMLQQKGHEVVVVAPEVSLHVRPSENFVMKMYPVSYTREDMDYASNAFFNITFQDGSFLERYFKTVEAMKRSSDFFFSSCRHLLQNKELIRYLEESKFDAILTDPIFACGVILAEHLSLPSIYFFRAIPCGLDFEATQCPNPPSYVPRLFSDLTDRMTFFQRVKNLLFDTQNLFLCNFLFDPYAKLASEFLQREVTMSDLFHKGSIWLLRAEFVLDYARPLMPNIIPIGGANCAHKELPQEA, encoded by the exons atggccCCGGGGCTCAgtgcttctccagcagctgtgcttctgctcctgtccctgctgggtctggctgctgctgggaagctcCTGGTGGTATCGGTGGATGGGAGCCCCTGGTTCAGCATCCGGGAGGGGCTGGAAATGCTCCAGCAGAAGGGACACGAGGTGGTCGTGGTGGCACCTGAAGTCTCCTTGCACGTCAGACCATCAGAGAACTTTGTGATGAAAATGTACCCGGTCTCCTACACACGGGAAGATATGGACTATGCATCCAACGCATTTTTTAATATCACATTTCAAGATGGATCTTTTCttgaaagatattttaaaacagtagaAGCTATGAAAAGatcctctgatttttttttctccagttgtAGACATCTTCTGCAAAACAAGGAGCTCATCAGATATCTTGAGGAGAGCAAGTTTGATGCCATCCTTACAGACCCTATATTTGCCTGTGGGGTGATCCTGGCTGAGcatctttcccttccttctatCTATTTCTTTCGAGCAATCCCATGTGGGTTAGATTTTGAAGCCACTCAGTGTCCCAATCCTCCTTCCTATGTGCCCAGGTTATTTTCAGACTTGACAGACCGCATGACCTTTTTCCAGCGAGTGAAGAATCTGCTCTTTGACACCCAAAACCTTTTCCTCTGTAATTTTCTCTTTGACCCATACGCAAAACTGGCTTCAGAGTTCCTGCAGCGGGAGGTGACTATGTCGGATCTCTTTCACAAGGGCTCTATTTGGCTCTTGAGGGCAGAATTTGTGTTGGACTATGCAAGACCCTTGATGCCCAACATCATTCCAATTGGAGGAGCAAACTGTGCTCACAAGGAGTTGCCTCAG GAGGCTTGA